From Mucilaginibacter rubeus, a single genomic window includes:
- a CDS encoding toxin-antitoxin system YwqK family antitoxin — MRHLLTCLFILFSRNAMAQMPDYGLYNIHISDSGKTIRTQVHPVSGTISTRPDLLYYWFGNNAIHEQQGGFSGKLLNGIYEESDGNHHLIQQGIFRNGLRDGTWKTWTETGRLSSIITWQEGLKTGKFAYYDSKGTETQSGRYERDQLDGKIIFHAGSDSVRTVIYKKGKIVPSKNGSFLKRINIFKKKAGKTRQAPTS, encoded by the coding sequence ATGAGGCATTTACTGACTTGTTTATTTATATTATTTTCCCGGAACGCTATGGCCCAGATGCCCGATTACGGGCTGTACAATATCCATATCTCTGATTCCGGGAAAACGATCCGTACCCAGGTACATCCCGTTTCCGGCACGATTTCCACGCGGCCGGATCTGCTTTATTACTGGTTCGGCAACAACGCTATTCATGAGCAGCAGGGCGGTTTCAGCGGCAAATTGCTCAATGGCATTTACGAGGAATCAGACGGCAACCACCATTTAATACAACAGGGCATATTCAGGAACGGCCTCAGGGACGGTACATGGAAAACCTGGACAGAAACAGGCCGGCTGAGCAGCATCATCACCTGGCAGGAAGGCCTTAAAACCGGAAAATTCGCCTATTACGACAGTAAGGGCACCGAAACGCAATCCGGCAGGTATGAACGAGACCAATTGGACGGCAAGATCATTTTTCATGCAGGCAGCGATTCTGTCAGAACGGTCATTTACAAAAAGGGTAAAATAGTTCCTTCCAAAAACGGCAGTTTCCTGAAAAGGATCAATATTTTCAAAAAGAAAGCCGGGAAGACCCGGCAAGCGCCAACATCATAA